The Quercus robur chromosome 7, dhQueRobu3.1, whole genome shotgun sequence genome has a segment encoding these proteins:
- the LOC126693182 gene encoding protein PLANT CADMIUM RESISTANCE 10 — protein MKNQSSYVPPSYVPLEQSDAEAEIVPRDEGVATLGHVSNGPTQWSSGICACFDDIQSCCIGLFCPCFLFGKNAEFLGSGTLTGSCATHFVLWALFNSLCCLLTDGLFFGFPGCFVACYACGYRQALRSKYNLQEAPCGDFVTHFFCHLCAICQEYREIRERSGNSGSPDLKLAVVTAPPAQTMESVSKE, from the exons ATGAAAAACCAGAGCAGTTATGTACCTCCCTCTTATGTTCCATTGGAACAATCAGATGCTGAAGCAGAGATCGTTCCACGCGATGAAGGTGTTGCCACGCTTGGTCACGTTAGCAACGGGCCAACACAATGGTCTTCTGGAATCTGTGCTTGTTTTGATGACATTCAGAGCT GTTGTATAGGTCTATTTTGTCCTTGCTTTCTGTTTGGAAAGAATGCAGAATTTCTTGGTTCTGGAACTCTGACGGGATCATGCGCAACCCATTTTGTTTTGTGGGCACTTTTCAATTCTCTCTGTTGCCTGTTAACTGATGGCCTTTTTTTCGGTTTTCCTGGATGCTTTGTTGCATGTTATGCATGTGGCTATCGTCAGGCCCTACGGTCAAAGTACAATTTGCAG GAAGCACCATGCGGGGACTTTGTTACTCATTTTTTCTGCCATTTGTGTGCCATTTGTCAAGAATACCGCGAGATCCGTGAACGATCTGGTAATTCTGGATCTCCTGATCTGAAGTTGGCCGTAGTCACAGCTCCGCCAGCCCAGACAATGGAATCGGTTTCCAAGGAGTAA
- the LOC126693183 gene encoding ABSCISIC ACID-INSENSITIVE 5-like protein 2 has protein sequence MGAQSVGSQVGGVSTVQMHKSESLARQGSLYSLTLDEVQTQLGDLGKPLSSMNLDELLKTVWTAEATQAPDNSNNVISGSASGLHKQGSLTLSRDLSKKTVDEVWKDIQHKNNEYSDQERNKVQEKNPTLGEITLEDFLVKAGVVTESYNNNSEKGNAAAGVLGVDSIAAPQHSHWMQMQFQLPSVQQQQQNMMVLMHHPVPVQVQQQPLPVMDAPFSDTHMTMSPTSLIGTLSDTQTPGRKRGATGEVVERTVERRQKRMIKNRESAARSRARKQAYTHELENKVSRLEEENERLRKQKEEKVLPSAPPPEPKYQLRRTSSAPI, from the exons ATGGGGGCTCAGTCAGTGGGATCTCAAGTTGGTGGTGTTAGTACTGTCCAAATGCACAAGTCAGAGTCATTGGCTCGCCAAGGCTCCTTGTACAGCCTCACCCTTGATGAGGTTCAGACCCAGCTTGGTGATTTGGGGAAGCCATTAAGCAGCATGAATCTGGATGAGCTTCTCAAGACTGTGTGGACTGCAGAAGCTACTCAGGCCCCTGATAATAGTAATAATGTCATTTCTGGTTCAGCCTCGGGTCTGCATAAGCAGGGAAGCTTAACACTTTCAAGGGATCTGAGCAAGAAGACTGTTGATGAGGTGTGGAAAGATATTCAGCATAAGAACAACGAGTACAGTGATCAAGAGAGGAATAAGGTTCAGGAGAAAAATCCTACTCTTGGTGAAATAACCCTTGAGGATTTTTTGGTGAAAGCTGGGGTAGTCACTGAatcttataataataatagtgagAAAGGCAATGCTGCTGCTGGTGTTTTAGGGGTTGATTCAATTGCTGCACCCCAACATAGTCATTGGATGCAAATGCAATTTCAGCTCCCATCAGTGCAGCAACAACAGCAGAATATGATGGTTCTTATGCATCATCCAGTTCCGGTTCAGGTTCAGCAGCAGCCTCTTCCGGTTATGGATGCACCATTCTCGGATACCCACATGACAATGTCTCCCACTTCTTTGATTGGCACATTATCGGATACTCAGACACCGGGGCGGAAAAGGGGGGCTACTGGGGAAGTGGTTGAGAGGACTGTTGAAAGGAGGCAGAAGAGAATGATTAAGAATAGGGAATCTGCAGCTCGGTCTAGAGCAAGAAAGCAG GCTTATACACATGAGCTGGAGAACAAAGTCTCACGTCTGGAAGAGGAGAACGAAAGGCTTAGAAAACAGAAG GAGGAGAAGGTCCTGCCATCTGCACCACCTCCTGAGCCCAAGTATCAGCTCCGCAGGACAAGTTCGGCCCCCATTTGA